A single genomic interval of Helianthus annuus cultivar XRQ/B chromosome 13, HanXRQr2.0-SUNRISE, whole genome shotgun sequence harbors:
- the LOC110885818 gene encoding mitogen-activated protein kinase kinase kinase YODA, which translates to MRSWWGKSSSKEAKKKTNKEGIIDTIRKFRIPSDKKSTSRSGGSRRGCSDTVSELGSLSRVESRCVSPSKESKLVARCQSFQERPQAQPLPLPVLHPARVARTESGIIASGKPRQEKGSKPSPYLTLPHTGYTRPKPDAADFDGAESVYSECCSDSDDPPDSSQLSPLASDYDTGSRTTAGSPSNMIIKDQLPAMKNYSRDVAKQQDHLFDNHTSSSPSRRKPLSSHVPNPPVPYHGAVFSAPDSSISSPSRSPLRAFGTDQVINSAFFNTKPNPDFPFLGSGHCSSPGSGQNSGHNSMGGDMAGLFWQPSRGSPEYSPLPSPKMTSPGPSSRIHSGAVTPLHPRAGGAAEDVKQKSHRLPLPPVTISNSLPFSQSNSAATSPSVPRSPGRSDNLPSPGSRWKKGKLLGRGSFGHVYVGFNSDSGEMCAMKEVTLFSDDAKSKESAKQLGQEVSLLSRLSHPNIVQYYGSEMVDDKLYIYLEYVSGGSIYKLLQEYGQFGELAIRSYTQQILSGLAYLHAKNTIHRDIKGANILVDPNGRVKLADFGMAKHITGQTCPLSFKGSPYWMAPEIIKNSNGSNLAVDIWSLGCTVLEMATTKPPWSQYEGVAALFKIGNSKELPVIPDHLSDEGKDFVRQCLQRNPLHRPTAAQLLEHSFVKNAAPLERPLSYSEPSDPPTNGGTGRNRQALDSDRLAATHSFRVPRPTFISSDVQIPRNISCPVSPIGSPLVHSRSPQHLNGRMSPSPICSPRTTSGTSTPLTNINGSKIQFHHVNQSVYLHEISKPTNISYREPVPDMFRAKRQFGGHAVLADSVSHLLLKDKVNFKPSLDLNPL; encoded by the exons ATGCGTTCATGGTGGGGTAAGTCATCATCAAAAGAAGCAAAGAAGAAGACAAACAAGGAGGGTATTATCGACACGATTAGAAAATTTAGAATCCCTTCTGATAAAAAGTCAACCAGCAGATCCGGTGGGTCAAGGAGAGGCTGCAGTGACACAGTTTCAGAGCTCGGGTCACTATCCAGGGTCGAGTCTAGGTGCGTTTCACCTTCCAAAGAATCCAAACTTGTAGCTAGATGTCAAAGTTTTCAAGAAAGACCGCAGGCTCAACCACTTCCGCTTCCCGTTCTTCACCCGGCCCGTGTGGCTCGAACTGAGTCGGGAATCATAGCATCTGGGAAACCAAGACAGGAAAAGGGGTCCAAACCGTCACCGTACCTTACACTTCCACATACTGGATACACACGGCCGAAGCCCGATGCTGCAGATTTCGATGGAGCGGAATCTGTTTATAGTGAATGTTGTAGTGATAGTGATGATCCACCTGACTCGAGCCAGCTTAGCCCATTGGCATCTGATTATGATACCGGAAGTCGAACGACAGCTGGCAGCCCTTCCAA TATGATTATTAAGGATCAGCTGCCAGCTATGAAAAATTACTCTCGAGATGTAGCAAAACAACAAGACCATCTTTTCGATAACCATACATCTTCTTCACCTTCTAGAAGAAAACCGTTAAGCAGTCACGTTCCTAATCCTCCTGTCCCATACCACGGTGCAGTCTTCAGTGCTCCCGACAGCTCGATATCAAGCCCATCTAGGAGCCCATTACGAGCATTTGGAACCGACCAAGTCATAAACTCTGCTTTCTTCAACACAAAGCCCAATCCCGATTTCCCTTTCCTTGGATCGGGCCACTGTTCCAGTCCCGGGTCGGGCCAGAATTCGGGCCATAACTCTATGGGTGGTGACATGGCTGGCCTATTTTGGCAACCCAGCAGGGGTAGCCCGGAATATTCTCCACTTCCTAGTCCTAAGATGACGAGTCCGGGCCCGAGTTCTAGAATCCATAGTGGGGCGGTCACACCACTTCATCCAAGAGCCGGTGGTGCAGCTGAAGATGTGAAACAAAAAAGTCACCGGCTACCGCTTCCTCCGGTCACAATTTCGAATTCTCTACCTTTCTCTCAGTCGAATTCGGCAGCAACGTCGCCTTCTGTACCGCGAAGTCCTGGAAGGTCCGATAATTTACCAAGCCCTGGCTCGAGATGGAAGAAGGGGAAGCTGCTGGGTAGAGGCTCGTTTGGGCATGTTTATGTTGGCTTCAACAG TGATAGTGGTGAAATGTGTGCTATGAAGGAAGTTACATTGTTTTCTGATGATGCAAAGTCAAAGGAAAGTGCAAAACAGTTGGGCCAA GAAGTTTCTTTATTGAGCCGGTTAAGCCATCCGAATATTGTTCAGTACTATGGCTCTGAAATG GTGGATGACAAACTTTATATTTATTTGGAATATGTATCGGGTGGTTCGATATATAAACTTCTTCAAGAATATGGACAATTTGGTGAGCTGGCAATTCGAAGTTACACCCAACAGATCTTGTCGGGGCTAGCATATTTGCATGCTAAGAATACTATTCATAG GGATATTAAAGGAGCAAATATTCTCGTTGACCCAAATGGCAGAGTTAAGTTGGCAGATTTCGGAATGGCAAAGCAT ATCACAGGGCAGACATGCCCATTGTCATTCAAAGGAAGTCCTTACTGGATGGCACCTGAG ATCATCAAGAATAGCAACGGTTCCAACCTTGCAGTTGACATTTGGAGTCTCGGGTGTACGGTTCTCGAAATGGCAACAACAAAACCACCTTGGAGCCAGTATGAGGGG GTTGCGGCCTTGTTTAAGATTGGAAACAGTAAAGAACTCCCGGTTATTCCAGATCATCTCTCAGATGAAGGGAAAGATTTTGTACGGCAATGTCTACAGAGGAATCCACTTCATCGTCCTACAGCTGCTCAGTTATTGGAACACAGTTTTGTAAAAAATGCTGCTCCGTTAGAAAGGCCGTTATCGTATTCCGAGCCATCCGATCCACCTACAAATGGG GGAACTGGTAGAAATCGACAAGCATTGGATTCCGATAGACTTGCTGCAACCCATTCGTTTAGAGTGCCAAGACCCACCTTTATTTCCAG CGATGTTCAAATTCCAAGGAATATATCGTGCCCCGTCTCACCAATTGGAAGCCCACTTGTACATTCAAGATCACCACAACACCTCAACGGAAGGATGTCCCCGTCACCCATATGTAGCCCACGAACCACTTCAGGCACATCAACTCCACTAACCAACATTAACGGTTCTAAAATCCAATTCCATCATGTTAACCAATCGGTTTACCTCCATGAGATCTCAAAACCTACCAACATATCTTATCGTGAGCCTGTCCCTGATATGTTCCGAGCCAAGCGGCAGTTTGGTGGACACGCGGTGTTGGCTGATTCTGTATCCCATCTACTTCTAAAGGACAAAGTCAACTTTAAACCATCTTTGGATTTAAATCCATTGTGA